One window of the Streptomyces asoensis genome contains the following:
- a CDS encoding NlpC/P60 family protein, whose amino-acid sequence MATDRSPRSPGSNTDEPSRAEIQQRVSSLYDRAESDTGSYNITRAQSSRTRGTVTSVANSGRGSADPSLEAVAKQWFDVARGRVGPVTPAVLPADRQPARPARAARPASGPERPADSSVVRELEAATRRVPELTARAVAALPAAPEPRQEPRALLPAVPAQAAVPAQAAPPASAPADRQTSLKNTKEQIGRKLTTAREVLARALAQPMPSLPAPAAPTPSLPTSALPTSVLPTIGTQPTESQQVQQPWDTAEQQAFRAEISAAWAGRPPVAAPGTASPIGTDELLPTGELGFAAPVSGFMTPEAAFPMPSPAPAPDHLASELGVTTPPSGYPIPELGLPAPESGFMTPGVAAPVVPAPGYPTSELGFTTPPSGYPTSELPLSAPESGFAPSAPMPSYQAPAADVLTAGAGYPAPAAPLPEAVPPAVAPSDVTVSTTGTAYLGKADKALAFARAQIGRPSLWGATGPESYDCSSLTQAAWRAAGVTLPRSAIDQAKAFTRISLAELRPGDLVFFFDDLSHTGLCTGNGMMIHAPGPGTFIREEAILPFGEGALRGAVRPA is encoded by the coding sequence ATGGCGACGGATCGCAGCCCGCGCTCCCCGGGCAGCAACACCGATGAGCCGAGCCGGGCGGAGATCCAGCAGCGGGTCAGCTCGCTCTACGACCGGGCCGAGAGCGACACGGGCTCCTACAACATCACGCGCGCCCAGTCGAGCCGGACCCGCGGGACGGTCACGTCCGTCGCCAACAGCGGGCGCGGGTCGGCCGATCCGTCGCTCGAAGCGGTGGCCAAGCAGTGGTTCGACGTGGCCCGCGGCAGGGTCGGGCCGGTGACGCCCGCCGTCCTGCCGGCCGACCGCCAACCCGCCCGTCCGGCCCGGGCCGCGCGCCCGGCGAGCGGCCCGGAGCGGCCCGCCGACAGCTCCGTCGTACGGGAGTTGGAAGCGGCCACCCGGCGCGTCCCGGAGCTGACCGCGCGCGCCGTCGCCGCTCTCCCCGCGGCACCCGAGCCTCGCCAGGAGCCCAGGGCCCTGCTGCCCGCCGTCCCCGCCCAGGCCGCCGTCCCCGCCCAGGCCGCGCCCCCCGCCTCCGCTCCCGCGGACCGGCAGACCTCGCTCAAGAACACCAAGGAGCAGATCGGGCGGAAGCTCACCACGGCCCGGGAGGTGCTGGCGCGCGCTCTCGCCCAGCCCATGCCGTCCCTGCCCGCGCCGGCCGCCCCCACCCCCTCCCTGCCCACGTCCGCCCTGCCCACGTCGGTCCTGCCCACGATCGGGACGCAGCCGACCGAGTCGCAGCAGGTCCAGCAGCCCTGGGACACGGCGGAACAGCAGGCGTTCCGCGCGGAGATCTCGGCCGCGTGGGCGGGACGGCCGCCCGTCGCCGCACCCGGCACGGCGTCACCGATCGGCACGGACGAGCTTCTCCCGACCGGTGAACTCGGCTTCGCCGCACCGGTGTCGGGCTTCATGACACCCGAAGCCGCCTTCCCCATGCCCTCTCCGGCACCCGCGCCGGACCACCTGGCCTCGGAACTCGGCGTCACCACACCGCCGTCCGGCTATCCGATACCCGAACTCGGTCTGCCCGCACCGGAGTCCGGCTTCATGACGCCCGGCGTCGCCGCCCCGGTCGTGCCCGCGCCCGGCTACCCGACATCCGAACTCGGCTTCACCACACCGCCGTCGGGCTACCCGACGTCCGAACTCCCGCTCTCCGCACCGGAGTCCGGCTTCGCACCCTCCGCGCCCATGCCGAGCTATCAGGCCCCCGCGGCGGACGTACTGACCGCCGGTGCCGGTTACCCGGCCCCCGCCGCCCCGCTCCCCGAGGCGGTCCCCCCGGCCGTCGCACCCAGCGATGTCACGGTCAGCACCACCGGGACGGCCTACCTGGGGAAGGCGGACAAGGCCCTCGCCTTCGCCCGGGCACAGATCGGCCGACCCAGCCTGTGGGGGGCGACGGGACCTGAGTCCTACGACTGCTCCAGCCTCACGCAGGCCGCGTGGCGGGCCGCCGGGGTGACGCTGCCGCGCTCCGCCATCGACCAGGCGAAGGCCTTCACCCGGATCAGCCTGGCCGAACTCCGCCCCGGCGACCTCGTCTTCTTCTTCGACGATCTCAGCCACACCGGCCTGTGCACGGGCAACGGCATGATGATCCACGCCCCGGGCCCGGGCACGTTCATCCGCGAGGAGGCGATCCTGCCGTTCGGGGAGGGCGCCCTGCGCGGCGCCGTCCGACCCGCCTGA
- a CDS encoding helix-turn-helix transcriptional regulator produces the protein MDGVPESHNGWTFLTNHARVLAAIADNHSARIRDLAAHCRLTERAVQKIIADLEQDGYLSHTREGRGNTYRVEPGKVLRHPAEAGLSVAALLSLLAQDDAGRVRHPATEAADPRS, from the coding sequence ATGGATGGAGTGCCCGAGTCACACAACGGTTGGACGTTTCTCACCAACCACGCCCGCGTGTTGGCTGCCATCGCCGACAATCACAGCGCCCGCATCCGGGACCTCGCCGCACACTGCCGGCTCACCGAACGAGCCGTCCAGAAGATCATCGCGGACCTGGAACAGGACGGCTATCTGTCCCACACGAGGGAAGGGCGCGGCAACACCTACCGGGTCGAACCCGGCAAGGTGCTGCGTCACCCCGCCGAGGCGGGGCTGAGCGTGGCGGCCCTGCTCTCCCTGCTGGCCCAGGACGACGCGGGCCGCGTCCGGCACCCGGCGACCGAGGCGGCCGACCCCCGTTCGTGA
- a CDS encoding ANTAR domain-containing protein produces MSDPARGAKAGGDASIGAEVSGARPVRPGPAPRIGVRPDGDRVVVEIRGELDLDSADRLAQALRAALGVSVGGVDLELGGVEFCDCSALNVLIALHEQSLKQGKTVALRTVGPAVERLLTLTGTRMLFDAPRSHAPSPEGAGRAREGEADGGDAHAEAPDRSALEDLRIEVVQLRRAMQTRPVIDLARGILMASFGLSVEEAWRVLVLASQNTNTKLYHLARDLVAAVMGEPPVDAVQEQVAAAVAKVRSEAASA; encoded by the coding sequence ATGTCGGACCCAGCTCGTGGCGCGAAGGCCGGAGGCGATGCCTCCATCGGCGCGGAAGTGAGCGGTGCGCGTCCCGTTCGCCCGGGCCCCGCACCCCGGATCGGCGTCCGTCCCGACGGCGACCGTGTCGTCGTGGAGATACGGGGCGAACTCGACCTCGACTCGGCCGACCGGCTGGCACAGGCCCTGCGTGCGGCGCTCGGTGTCTCGGTGGGCGGCGTGGACCTGGAACTCGGCGGCGTCGAGTTCTGCGACTGTTCCGCACTCAACGTCCTGATCGCCCTGCACGAGCAGAGCCTGAAGCAGGGGAAGACGGTCGCCCTGCGCACGGTCGGCCCCGCGGTCGAACGGCTGCTGACCCTCACCGGCACCCGGATGCTGTTCGACGCCCCACGTTCCCACGCCCCCAGCCCCGAAGGCGCCGGGAGGGCCCGCGAGGGCGAGGCGGACGGTGGTGACGCGCACGCCGAAGCCCCGGACCGCAGCGCCCTGGAGGACCTGCGCATCGAGGTCGTCCAGCTGCGGCGCGCCATGCAGACCCGTCCGGTGATCGATCTGGCCCGCGGCATCCTCATGGCGTCCTTCGGGCTGAGCGTCGAGGAGGCCTGGCGGGTCCTGGTCCTGGCCTCCCAGAACACCAACACCAAGCTGTACCACCTCGCCCGCGACCTGGTCGCCGCGGTAATGGGCGAACCGCCAGTGGACGCCGTACAGGAGCAGGTGGCCGCGGCGGTGGCCAAGGTCAGGTCGGAGGCCGCCTCGGCGTGA
- a CDS encoding CAP domain-containing protein, with amino-acid sequence MQLVNAERSKVGCSALRLNAVLTKAAQAHSKDMAAHQNMSHTGSDGSSPGDRITRAGYDWSTYGENVAYGYATPEQVMAGWMSSPGHKANILNCAFKEIGVGLAQPGGYWTQDFATAR; translated from the coding sequence GTGCAACTCGTCAACGCCGAGCGCAGCAAGGTCGGTTGCTCGGCCTTGAGGCTGAACGCGGTCCTGACCAAGGCCGCACAGGCACACAGCAAGGACATGGCCGCTCACCAGAACATGTCGCACACCGGGTCCGACGGGTCTTCCCCCGGCGACCGGATCACGCGTGCCGGCTACGACTGGAGCACCTACGGCGAGAACGTCGCCTACGGTTACGCCACACCCGAGCAGGTCATGGCGGGCTGGATGTCCAGCCCCGGCCACAAGGCGAACATCCTCAACTGTGCGTTCAAGGAAATCGGCGTCGGACTGGCACAGCCCGGCGGCTACTGGACCCAGGACTTCGCCACTGCGCGGTAG
- a CDS encoding zinc-dependent alcohol dehydrogenase family protein translates to MKAALIEAPGKVTVTTVPDPTPGPREVVIDVAACGLCGTDLHILQGEFAPTLPVVPGHEFAGEVVGLGSKVTELKIGDRVAVDPSLYCNECRYCRVGRNNLCDRWQAIGVTVAGGAAEYAVAPVANCVRLPDHVDVQDAALIEPLSCAVRGYDVLNSRLGAHVLIYGSGTMGLMMLELAKRTGASSVDVVDINPERLATAEKLGCSQSALSADELGRPAGWDVVIDATGNAAAIQDGLDRVAKAGTFLQFGVSDYATTATISPYRIYNQEITITGSMAVLHSYERAAELFATGVLDPQVFISHRMPLTEYPQALDQFAAGQGRKIIVLP, encoded by the coding sequence ATGAAAGCCGCCCTCATCGAAGCTCCCGGCAAGGTCACCGTCACCACGGTGCCCGACCCCACACCCGGACCGCGCGAAGTCGTGATCGATGTGGCGGCCTGCGGACTGTGCGGCACCGACCTGCACATCCTCCAGGGGGAGTTCGCACCGACCCTGCCGGTCGTGCCGGGCCACGAGTTCGCCGGGGAGGTCGTGGGCCTCGGCAGCAAGGTCACCGAACTCAAGATCGGCGACCGGGTCGCTGTGGACCCCTCGCTGTACTGCAACGAGTGCCGCTACTGCCGGGTCGGACGCAACAACCTCTGTGACCGGTGGCAGGCGATCGGCGTGACCGTGGCCGGTGGCGCCGCCGAGTACGCCGTGGCACCCGTCGCCAACTGCGTACGGCTGCCGGACCACGTCGATGTCCAGGACGCGGCGCTGATCGAGCCGCTGTCCTGCGCCGTACGCGGCTACGACGTGCTCAACAGCCGGCTCGGCGCCCACGTGCTGATCTACGGCAGCGGGACGATGGGCCTGATGATGCTGGAGCTGGCCAAGCGCACCGGCGCCTCCTCGGTCGACGTCGTCGACATCAACCCGGAGCGACTGGCGACGGCTGAGAAGCTGGGGTGTTCCCAGTCGGCGCTCTCGGCAGACGAGTTGGGGCGGCCGGCCGGCTGGGACGTGGTGATCGACGCGACCGGCAACGCCGCCGCCATCCAGGACGGCCTCGATCGAGTCGCCAAAGCCGGCACGTTCCTCCAGTTCGGGGTCTCCGACTACGCCACGACGGCCACCATCTCCCCGTACCGCATCTACAACCAGGAGATCACCATCACCGGCTCCATGGCTGTGCTGCACAGCTACGAGCGTGCGGCGGAACTGTTCGCCACGGGGGTGCTCGATCCTCAGGTCTTCATCAGCCACCGGATGCCGCTGACGGAGTACCCGCAGGCACTGGACCAGTTCGCCGCCGGTCAGGGCCGCAAGATCATCGTGCTGCCCTGA
- a CDS encoding carbohydrate ABC transporter permease: MTAHAALATPGNRFTKLLRRKDDHGGAPKLSPLWTFVAWLATLAFFAPVAWMVLTSFHQEADAATNPPTPFAPVTFDQYKLLFSRDITPFLLNSAMASILSTVLVLALAVPAAYALSIKPVEKWTDVMFFFLSTKFLPAIAALLPVYLIVKDAGMLDNVWTLVVLYTAMNLPIAVWMMRSFLAEVPKEILEAAEVDGAGLLTVLWRVVAPVAMPGLAATSLICFIFSWNEFMFAVNLTATQASTAPVFLVGFITNEGLFLARLCAAATLVSLPVLIAGFAAQDKLVRGLSLGAVK, translated from the coding sequence ATGACCGCTCACGCAGCCCTCGCCACCCCCGGGAACAGGTTCACCAAGCTCCTGCGCCGCAAGGACGACCACGGCGGTGCGCCGAAACTGTCGCCGCTGTGGACGTTCGTCGCCTGGCTCGCCACGCTCGCGTTCTTCGCACCGGTCGCCTGGATGGTCCTGACCTCCTTCCACCAGGAAGCCGACGCGGCGACCAACCCACCCACCCCCTTCGCCCCCGTCACCTTCGACCAGTACAAGCTGCTGTTCAGCCGGGACATCACGCCTTTCCTCCTCAACTCGGCCATGGCCAGCATCCTTTCGACGGTGCTGGTGCTCGCCCTGGCGGTGCCGGCGGCGTACGCGCTGTCCATCAAGCCGGTCGAGAAGTGGACCGACGTGATGTTCTTCTTCCTGTCCACGAAGTTCCTCCCGGCCATCGCGGCCCTGCTGCCGGTGTACCTGATCGTCAAAGACGCCGGAATGCTCGACAACGTCTGGACACTGGTCGTCCTCTACACCGCCATGAACCTCCCGATCGCGGTCTGGATGATGCGCTCGTTCCTCGCCGAGGTCCCCAAGGAAATCCTCGAGGCCGCCGAGGTCGACGGCGCCGGCCTGCTCACCGTGCTGTGGCGGGTCGTCGCACCCGTCGCCATGCCCGGACTCGCCGCCACCTCGCTGATCTGCTTCATCTTCAGCTGGAACGAGTTCATGTTCGCCGTCAACCTCACCGCCACCCAGGCATCCACCGCACCCGTCTTCCTCGTCGGCTTCATCACCAACGAAGGCCTCTTCCTCGCCCGGCTCTGCGCCGCCGCCACGCTGGTCTCCCTGCCCGTCCTCATCGCCGGATTCGCCGCCCAGGACAAACTCGTCCGCGGCCTCTCCCTAGGAGCAGTCAAATGA
- a CDS encoding carbohydrate ABC transporter permease: protein MTTLTAPPKTAPPPPSRARTSTGITKWKRRIPLLPALVFTIVVTQLPFVATIVISTFQWNILKPGEKHFVGLSNFTFVFTDERLRTAVLNTIVLTASVVVISVVLGLGLAMLLDRRFAGRGLARTLLIAPFLVMPVAAALLWKHAIYNPDYGLLNGTLNAVYRLFGADNGPTIDWISSYPMPAVVVSLVWQWTPFMMLILLAGLQAQPGDVLEAARMDGASALATFRHITLPHLRQYIELGVLLGTIYVVQTFDAVYTITQGGPGSQTTNLPYEIYLTMFRKYEYGEAAAAGVVVVLGAIVIATFALRTIASLFREETSR, encoded by the coding sequence ATGACCACGCTCACCGCACCCCCCAAAACCGCCCCACCACCGCCCAGCCGCGCGCGCACGTCCACCGGCATCACCAAATGGAAGCGCCGCATCCCCCTGCTGCCGGCACTGGTCTTCACGATCGTCGTCACGCAGCTGCCGTTCGTGGCCACGATCGTCATCTCCACCTTCCAGTGGAACATCCTCAAGCCGGGCGAGAAGCACTTCGTCGGCCTGTCCAACTTCACGTTCGTCTTCACCGACGAACGCCTGCGCACCGCGGTCCTCAACACGATTGTGCTCACCGCGTCGGTGGTGGTCATCAGCGTGGTCCTCGGACTCGGTCTGGCGATGCTCCTCGACCGCCGCTTCGCCGGCCGGGGCCTGGCCCGCACCCTGCTCATCGCCCCGTTCCTGGTCATGCCGGTCGCCGCGGCACTGCTGTGGAAACACGCCATCTACAACCCCGACTACGGACTCCTCAACGGCACCCTCAACGCCGTCTACCGGCTCTTCGGCGCCGACAACGGGCCCACCATCGACTGGATCTCCTCCTACCCCATGCCCGCCGTCGTCGTCTCGCTGGTCTGGCAGTGGACCCCGTTCATGATGCTGATCCTCCTGGCCGGCCTCCAGGCACAGCCCGGCGACGTCCTGGAAGCAGCCCGCATGGACGGCGCCTCCGCCCTGGCGACGTTCCGCCACATCACCCTGCCGCACCTGCGCCAGTACATCGAACTCGGTGTTCTGCTCGGCACGATCTACGTCGTGCAGACCTTCGACGCCGTCTACACCATCACCCAGGGCGGCCCCGGCTCCCAGACCACCAACCTGCCCTACGAGATCTACCTGACCATGTTCCGCAAATACGAATACGGCGAGGCAGCCGCCGCCGGCGTCGTCGTCGTCCTCGGCGCGATCGTCATCGCGACCTTCGCCCTGCGCACCATCGCGTCACTGTTCCGCGAGGAGACATCCCGATGA
- a CDS encoding ABC transporter substrate-binding protein, translating into MRSTRYVLIAGAAATALLATACSGAGAGGSSGGGKSINVLMVGNPQMEDIAKLTKSTFTKDTGIKVNFTVLPENELRDKVTQDIATQAGQYDVATIGAYEVPIWEKNGWLHELGSYADKDTGFDKADLLKPMVQSLSGSDGKLYAMPFYGESSMLMYNKDVMSAKGITVPEHPTWQQIADIAAKVDGAEPGMKGICLRGLAGWGELGAPLTSVVNTFGGTWFTKDWKAQVNSPAFKKATNFYVDLVRKHGEAGAPQAGFTECLNALSQKKAAMWYDATSAAGSLEDPASSKIAGHVGYAYAPTVATKSSGWLWAWAWAMPKTTKNADAASQFMLWASSKKYENLVGAKLGWSRVPAGKRASTYTIPEYRKAAASFGDITLKSIEAADPANPGVQPRPTVGIQYVAIPEFQDLGTKVTQEISAAIAGKTSVDKALDDGQKLAEDVAKTYQK; encoded by the coding sequence ATGCGTTCCACCAGATATGTCCTCATTGCCGGCGCCGCCGCCACCGCCCTGCTCGCCACCGCCTGTTCCGGAGCGGGAGCCGGGGGGTCTTCGGGCGGCGGTAAGAGCATCAACGTGCTGATGGTCGGCAACCCGCAGATGGAGGACATCGCGAAGCTGACCAAGAGCACGTTCACCAAGGACACCGGCATCAAGGTCAACTTCACGGTGCTGCCCGAGAACGAGCTGCGCGACAAGGTCACCCAGGACATCGCCACCCAGGCCGGCCAGTACGACGTCGCCACCATCGGCGCCTACGAGGTACCCATCTGGGAGAAGAACGGCTGGCTGCACGAGCTCGGCTCCTACGCCGACAAGGACACCGGCTTCGACAAGGCCGACCTGCTCAAGCCGATGGTGCAGTCGCTGTCCGGATCCGACGGCAAGCTCTACGCGATGCCGTTCTACGGCGAGTCCTCGATGCTCATGTACAACAAGGACGTCATGAGCGCGAAGGGCATCACGGTGCCCGAGCACCCGACCTGGCAGCAGATCGCCGACATCGCGGCCAAGGTCGACGGCGCCGAGCCCGGCATGAAGGGCATCTGCCTGCGCGGTCTGGCCGGCTGGGGCGAACTCGGCGCACCGCTGACGAGTGTGGTCAACACGTTCGGCGGGACCTGGTTCACCAAGGACTGGAAGGCCCAGGTCAACAGCCCCGCCTTCAAGAAGGCCACCAACTTCTACGTCGATCTGGTCAGGAAGCACGGTGAGGCGGGCGCTCCGCAGGCCGGGTTCACCGAGTGCCTGAACGCGCTGAGCCAGAAGAAGGCCGCGATGTGGTACGACGCGACCAGCGCCGCCGGCTCGCTGGAGGACCCCGCCTCCAGCAAGATCGCCGGTCATGTCGGCTACGCCTACGCGCCGACCGTCGCCACCAAGAGCAGCGGCTGGCTGTGGGCCTGGGCGTGGGCGATGCCCAAGACCACGAAGAACGCCGACGCGGCCTCGCAGTTCATGCTGTGGGCCTCCAGCAAGAAGTACGAGAACCTGGTCGGCGCCAAGCTCGGCTGGTCGCGTGTCCCGGCAGGCAAGCGCGCCAGCACCTACACGATCCCCGAATACCGGAAGGCCGCCGCCTCCTTCGGTGACATCACCCTGAAGTCCATCGAGGCAGCCGACCCCGCCAACCCCGGCGTCCAGCCCCGCCCGACCGTCGGCATCCAGTACGTGGCCATCCCCGAGTTCCAGGACCTGGGCACCAAGGTCACCCAGGAGATCTCCGCCGCCATCGCCGGCAAGACATCCGTCGACAAGGCCCTCGACGACGGCCAGAAACTCGCCGAGGACGTCGCCAAGACCTACCAGAAGTGA
- a CDS encoding DeoR/GlpR family DNA-binding transcription regulator, producing MDADERRRGILETARRTGSVDVGKLAAELGVSKETVRRDLKLLEEHGLVRRTHGGAHPVESAGFETTLAFRTTMHVPEKSRIAAAAAGLLGDAETVYIDEGYTPQLIAAALPRDRPLTVVTSSLSTAGALASAENIAVLLLGGRVRGGTLATVDHWATRMLSGFVIDLAYVGANGISREYGLTTPDPAVSEVKAEVMRVAKRRVFSGVHTKFGAVSFCRFAKVMDFEAIVTDTGLPTSEAHRYALLGPQVIQA from the coding sequence GTGGACGCCGATGAGCGCAGACGTGGAATCCTCGAAACGGCACGCCGTACCGGATCCGTGGATGTCGGAAAGCTCGCCGCTGAACTGGGGGTCTCCAAGGAGACCGTGAGGCGAGATCTGAAGCTACTGGAGGAGCACGGGCTGGTCCGGCGTACCCATGGCGGTGCCCATCCCGTGGAAAGTGCGGGCTTCGAAACCACGCTCGCCTTCCGTACCACCATGCACGTTCCCGAGAAGTCCCGGATCGCGGCCGCCGCGGCCGGACTGCTCGGAGACGCCGAGACCGTCTACATCGACGAGGGCTACACCCCGCAGCTCATCGCCGCCGCCCTCCCCCGCGACCGGCCACTGACCGTGGTCACCTCCTCGCTGTCCACAGCGGGTGCCCTGGCTTCCGCCGAGAACATCGCCGTGCTGCTGCTCGGCGGCCGGGTGCGCGGTGGGACGCTGGCCACGGTCGACCACTGGGCGACCCGCATGCTGTCCGGCTTCGTCATCGACCTGGCGTACGTCGGCGCGAACGGCATATCCCGTGAGTACGGCCTCACCACCCCCGACCCCGCGGTCAGCGAGGTGAAGGCCGAGGTCATGCGGGTCGCCAAACGCCGGGTGTTCTCCGGCGTCCACACGAAATTCGGTGCCGTGAGCTTCTGCCGGTTCGCGAAGGTCATGGATTTCGAGGCCATCGTCACCGACACGGGACTGCCCACTTCCGAGGCCCACCGTTACGCACTGCTGGGTCCCCAGGTCATCCAGGCCTGA
- a CDS encoding aldo/keto reductase — MHEHDSTPNGTSTDRGRRGFLMGAAGLAAASVVAAPATLAQAQAAPSTTVAQGPAVRRNPVTAAITQTGRRRLGSLKVSSIGLGTQTMPGDLYGPVTSRKDMVALIRTAVDQGVTLFDTAEAYGPFESERIVGDALRPVRDDVVIASKFGWDIDPDTGARIGLNSRPDHIRRAVDGMLKRLRTDHIDLLYQHRVDPTVPIEDVADTVKDLMAQGKVLHWGLSEPGLQTIRRAHAVQPLTAIQNEYSTLWRGPEENVLPLCEQLGIGFVCWAPLGMGFTTGTMSPYFRFTEGDRRTAFPRNSRDNLAANMPLVQLLQDWAVRKGATPAQIDLAWLLAQKPWIVPIPSTTRLSHLLENIGAEEVRFSPDELQELNADVARITIHGDRLPPAALAMTGVEAPPR; from the coding sequence ATGCACGAACACGACAGCACGCCGAACGGCACCTCGACCGACCGCGGCCGTCGCGGCTTCCTGATGGGCGCGGCCGGTCTGGCGGCCGCCTCCGTGGTGGCCGCGCCGGCCACCCTGGCACAGGCGCAAGCGGCACCGTCCACCACGGTCGCCCAGGGCCCCGCCGTCCGTCGTAACCCGGTGACCGCGGCCATCACACAGACCGGTCGCCGCAGGCTCGGATCTTTGAAGGTCTCCAGCATCGGCCTCGGCACCCAGACCATGCCGGGCGATCTGTACGGCCCGGTCACCAGCCGCAAGGACATGGTCGCCCTCATCCGGACCGCCGTCGATCAGGGCGTGACGCTCTTCGACACGGCAGAGGCCTACGGGCCGTTCGAGTCGGAGCGGATCGTCGGGGACGCTCTGCGGCCCGTCCGCGACGACGTGGTGATCGCGTCCAAGTTCGGCTGGGACATCGACCCGGACACGGGGGCCCGGATCGGCCTGAACAGCCGTCCGGACCACATCCGCCGGGCCGTCGACGGCATGCTGAAGCGCCTCAGGACCGACCACATCGACCTGCTCTACCAGCACCGCGTCGACCCCACCGTCCCGATCGAGGATGTCGCGGACACGGTCAAGGACCTCATGGCCCAGGGCAAGGTGCTGCACTGGGGCCTGTCCGAGCCGGGGCTCCAGACCATCCGCCGTGCCCACGCCGTCCAGCCGCTCACCGCGATCCAGAACGAGTACTCCACGCTGTGGCGCGGCCCCGAGGAGAACGTCCTGCCGCTCTGCGAGCAACTCGGCATCGGCTTCGTGTGCTGGGCACCGCTGGGCATGGGCTTCACCACCGGCACGATGAGTCCGTACTTCCGGTTCACGGAGGGAGACCGCCGGACCGCGTTCCCCCGCAACAGCCGGGACAACCTGGCCGCCAACATGCCACTGGTGCAGCTGCTCCAGGACTGGGCCGTACGCAAGGGCGCCACGCCTGCCCAGATCGACCTAGCCTGGCTGCTGGCCCAGAAGCCGTGGATCGTCCCGATACCCAGCACCACCAGGCTGTCCCACCTCCTGGAGAACATCGGCGCCGAAGAAGTCAGGTTCAGCCCCGACGAACTCCAGGAGCTGAACGCCGACGTCGCACGCATCACCATCCACGGTGACCGGCTTCCGCCGGCGGCCCTCGCGATGACGGGCGTCGAAGCACCGCCCCGCTGA
- a CDS encoding flavodoxin — MTSTTRRKFLALATAALAGGSATGCSIIGGAGEAITGSESSETVPPLDDSRTLIAYFSVPETDDPANMTDNEENSVHIVDGKVLGNTQHVARIIEKRTGAEVFRIETAESLPLDHEKLSDFALELQEGNERPKLKAQIPNLEEYDTVFIGYPIWWYDLPMPMYTFLEQHDFSKKNVILFSTHGGSRLSGTVEIITKTLTDSTVISNAFTISRDDMDDAEAEVGNWLDSLGVS; from the coding sequence ATGACAAGCACCACACGCCGAAAATTTCTCGCGCTGGCCACCGCCGCATTGGCGGGAGGCAGCGCCACAGGCTGCTCGATAATAGGAGGGGCAGGCGAAGCGATCACCGGCTCAGAATCCTCGGAGACTGTCCCTCCGCTGGATGACTCACGTACTCTCATCGCTTATTTTTCGGTGCCGGAAACCGATGACCCGGCCAACATGACCGACAACGAGGAGAACAGCGTTCACATCGTTGACGGCAAGGTTCTCGGAAACACCCAGCACGTCGCTCGGATCATTGAGAAGCGCACTGGCGCCGAGGTGTTCCGCATCGAAACAGCGGAATCACTTCCTCTCGATCACGAAAAGCTGTCAGATTTCGCACTCGAACTACAGGAGGGCAATGAAAGGCCAAAACTGAAAGCCCAGATCCCGAACCTCGAAGAATATGACACCGTTTTCATCGGCTATCCGATCTGGTGGTACGACCTGCCGATGCCGATGTACACATTCCTTGAGCAGCACGATTTCAGCAAAAAGAACGTGATTCTGTTCAGCACCCACGGCGGAAGCCGCCTGTCGGGAACTGTTGAAATCATCACCAAAACGCTTACCGATTCCACCGTGATAAGTAATGCGTTCACCATCTCGCGAGACGACATGGACGACGCCGAGGCAGAAGTGGGCAATTGGCTCGACAGCCTCGGCGTTTCATGA